Below is a window of Alphaproteobacteria bacterium DNA.
AGTTTCCACGTCAGATCGTAATCGTGGTAGAGATTGTTGGCCGCGATCACCAGCGGGATCGCGCCGCCCGGGTTCATGAAATTGTTCATCACGATGGTTCCCGTGTCGATCGGGAAGGCATCGTAGTCCACGCCCTTGGATTTGACCCCCATATCGTTGGCGCTCTTGATGCACGCCTTGGCGAGTTTCGTATCGACCTTCAGCTTGTAGGGAAGATCACCGAATTCATGCCAGTTCTCATCCACGTGCAGCCCTTCGACGACGCGGCGTGTCTGCCAGAGCTCATCCAGAACTGCCAGCCACTGGGTCGAGTAGACGAGGATGACATCCGGTTTCGATTTGCGAAGCGCTTCCCCCGCCGCTTCCAGTCCATCGGCGATCTTGCCCCATGGCGGATTATCCCGTTTCACGTAAGGCAAGGGTGAGCCCGGCACGATAAAGGCCGACACGATTGACATGCATTTTCCTCCTAAAGAAGGGCCGGCCGGGTGGCCCCCCACCCGCCGGCCGCTCGTCCGGTATGTTTGCGCCTAGGCGGCCTGCCGGGCCGGCTTGCGGCCATTGGCCGCGCTGGCGAGCCCATGTTTGATCAGGTTCCATTCCATCACGGCGTTGCCGGTACCGATCACCGTGCCGTAGCCATAGAATTCGCCGGGAATCTCCGGATAGTTCATGGCCGAAAACATCCAGGTGAACGCGCCGGATTTCACTTCGGCGAAGGCTTCTTCGATAAATTGCGGCAACAGGCGGAAGACTTCCTTCGTCTTGCCTTCACGTAAAAGCCTGATCATCCGCATATCCCACTTGTAGCCCTCGAAATTCTGCGGGTGCTCCTGGGACATATCCTCGGGGATTTCCGGTTCTTCGTGGAAGTGCCAGTGGCAGAACGTGTTCGAAGCAAGCAGCACCGCGCGTCGGCCAGTCTTTTCAATCGCCCGACGTGTCGCTTTGCCCAGCACATCCATTTCCTGCAGCCCTTCCTCCATGGAAAGATAGTAGGGCGAGTTGTTGGCGGAAATGCCGACAACCGGAATGTCCCACTGTGGGCGCACCATATGGAGCGTCGTGATTGTGCCGTAATCGACGCGGAAATTCGGGTTCCGCATCATCTTGGCGTAGAGCCCGGCCTTATCCGCCTCGGCGCAACAGGCCTCTGCGAGTTCCACATCCACTTCGAGATCAAAGGAGTAGCGGAAGATGTTGGGGAAGATCGGATCGACAGACTTGCCCGACAGATGCTTCACGCCCAGGAAGTGATGACCTTGCTGCGTGATCCAGTGCGGTGAATGCACAAGGAGCACGTCCGGTTTCATTTCCTCGATGCTGGCGCGGACATGATCATAGGCCCAGCGCAGTTCTTCCCAGCCGCATTGGGATTTCGGCTCGTTCTGCGGCGGGTTCTCGCCATAAACGAGATGGGGCGGGTGCGGGGCGAGAAACCCCGCGAGGATTTCCCCGTTCTTGCCGGCGGCGGAATTGCGTGCTTTGGCCATGATGGAACCTCCTCGTTGACCTCCGGTCTCCCCGGCGGGACAAGATGGCCCCGCGGGAATTCGGAGCATTTTAGCCCGATCCGGGACGCTTGGAAAACCGTCCGTTTGCCGGGGCCGGTTACGGGGGGCGGGGGGCGGCGCCCAGTCTCTTCGGATGGGCCGGGCTCAGGCGCTGGACCGGGCGACAGAGTTCCGTTTGACCCGGCGCGGGCACGAAAAACCCCCGGCGGGGATGAGCCGCCGGGGGTAAATCGCTTCGCTCGCCCTGACTACAGCTTGACGCAGATGTTCCGTGTTTCTGTATAGAATTCGAGCGAGTGCACGCCGCCTTCGCGCCCGATGCCCGAATGGCCGCGCCCGCCAAAGGGCGTGCGCAGGTCGCGCAGGAACCAGCTATTGACCCAGGCGATGCCCACGTTGATCTGCTGGGCCACGCGGTTGGCCCTGCTGATGTTCGTGGTCCAGACAGTCGTGGCGAGGCCGTATTTGGTGTCGTTCGCCATGCTGACGGCCTCTTCCTCGCTGTCGAAGGGCTGGATATGAGTGCACGGCCCGAAGACTTCTTCACGCACGACCGGGTCGTCCTCCTTGAGTCCGGTCCAGATCGTGGGCTGCACCCAGGATCCCTCGTTCATTGCTTCGCCGAGGTCCGGCACGCCACCGCCGGTGACGATCTGGGCGCCATTCTCCTTCGCCTTCTTGTAATAGGAGAGCACCTTGTTGCGGTGTTCCTGGCTGATGAGCGGGCCCATGTCGGTGCTGGGCGCCTCCGGGTCGCCCAGGCTCAGGTTCTCGGCATAGTCCTTCAGACGCGAGACGAATTCATCGAAGATGGGACGTTCCACGTAAAGCCGTTCGGTGCCAAGGCAGACCTGGCCACAGTTGGCGAAGCAGGCGCGTCCGATGCCCTCGACCGCCGCGTCCATGTCCGCGTCGGCAAAGATCACGCCCGCGTTCTTTCCGCCCAGCTCGAAGGAGACGTCGCGCACGCCGACGGCGGCATTTTTCATGATCGCCTCGCCGGTCCGGGTTTCGCCGGTAAAGGTAATGGCGTCCACCTCGGGGTTTTGGGTCAGGAATTCACCGGCCGAATCCGGGCCGAAGCCATGCACCACGTTATAGACCCCCTTGGGGACGCCCGCGTCGTTCATGACTTCGCCGAGAAGGGTCGCGGTGGTCGGCGTTTCTTCCGACGGCTTGACGACGACCGAGTTGCCGCAGGCGAGAGCCGGGCCGACCTTCCAGGTCATCAACAGGAGCGGCAGGTTCCACGGGCAGATCACGCCGATCACCCCCTTGGGCCGGCGGATCGAGTAATTGATGGCGTTGCGCCCGTCCGGCGTCGGGGTCTCGAAATATTCGCCGGGCACGTTCTTCACGATATCGGCGAAGACCCGGAAATTGGCGGCGCCGCGCGGAATATCGATATGGGAGGCCAGCTTCTTGGGCTTGCCGGTATCGGCCATCTCGGCCGCCAGGAATTCGTCGAACCGGTCCTCGATACCCTTGGCCACGGCGTAAAGGATCTCGGTCCGCTCGGGCATCTGCATGCTGGCCCACTCGCCCGACAGCGACCGCCGCGCCGCCGCGACCGCCCGGTCGACGTCGTCGCGTCCCGCCTCATGCACCAGGCTGATGACCCGGTTGTCGATCGGCGCGCGGTTCTCGAAGGTCCGCCCACTGGTGCCTTCGGTGTATTCGCCGTCGATGAAATTGAGAACTCGCTCATTTGTGGTCATGCGTCAAACTCCTTAAGGGCATGCGCCCTGGACCGTCGTCTCGTGATCTCTGTCTCTTGTGGGGCTGCCGGTACTGCCCGGCCGTAACGTCTTGAGTAGCCACCA
It encodes the following:
- a CDS encoding 2-hydroxymuconic semialdehyde dehydrogenase; the protein is MTTNERVLNFIDGEYTEGTSGRTFENRAPIDNRVISLVHEAGRDDVDRAVAAARRSLSGEWASMQMPERTEILYAVAKGIEDRFDEFLAAEMADTGKPKKLASHIDIPRGAANFRVFADIVKNVPGEYFETPTPDGRNAINYSIRRPKGVIGVICPWNLPLLLMTWKVGPALACGNSVVVKPSEETPTTATLLGEVMNDAGVPKGVYNVVHGFGPDSAGEFLTQNPEVDAITFTGETRTGEAIMKNAAVGVRDVSFELGGKNAGVIFADADMDAAVEGIGRACFANCGQVCLGTERLYVERPIFDEFVSRLKDYAENLSLGDPEAPSTDMGPLISQEHRNKVLSYYKKAKENGAQIVTGGGVPDLGEAMNEGSWVQPTIWTGLKEDDPVVREEVFGPCTHIQPFDSEEEAVSMANDTKYGLATTVWTTNISRANRVAQQINVGIAWVNSWFLRDLRTPFGGRGHSGIGREGGVHSLEFYTETRNICVKL
- a CDS encoding tRNA U-34 5-methylaminomethyl-2-thiouridine biosynthesis protein, whose protein sequence is MAKARNSAAGKNGEILAGFLAPHPPHLVYGENPPQNEPKSQCGWEELRWAYDHVRASIEEMKPDVLLVHSPHWITQQGHHFLGVKHLSGKSVDPIFPNIFRYSFDLEVDVELAEACCAEADKAGLYAKMMRNPNFRVDYGTITTLHMVRPQWDIPVVGISANNSPYYLSMEEGLQEMDVLGKATRRAIEKTGRRAVLLASNTFCHWHFHEEPEIPEDMSQEHPQNFEGYKWDMRMIRLLREGKTKEVFRLLPQFIEEAFAEVKSGAFTWMFSAMNYPEIPGEFYGYGTVIGTGNAVMEWNLIKHGLASAANGRKPARQAA
- a CDS encoding tRNA U-34 5-methylaminomethyl-2-thiouridine biosynthesis protein translates to MSIVSAFIVPGSPLPYVKRDNPPWGKIADGLEAAGEALRKSKPDVILVYSTQWLAVLDELWQTRRVVEGLHVDENWHEFGDLPYKLKVDTKLAKACIKSANDMGVKSKGVDYDAFPIDTGTIVMNNFMNPGGAIPLVIAANNLYHDYDLTWKLGQMAAAEARKQKKRVAVVGIGNMSGTFFRDEIDIEKDHIVDPKYDRANKKILRLIEKGDAEGLVKAIPSYAKNAKADMGFKHAGWVLGALNNKFKRGKVHAYGPVYGTGAAVIEIHQR